The genomic window tATAAATAAACGTTTGTGTaactatgtgtgtgcgtgtgtatgtgtgcgcgcgcgcttgtGAGTATATAGTTTTGTTGCTACCGATAATCGTGTCGCAGTCACAGTTTTGTTAAAGCGATAATTGTGTAGCAGTGACAGTTTTGTTAAAGCGATAATTGTGTGGCAGTCACAGTTTTGTTAAAGCGATAATTGTGTCGGTTTTGTTTAAGCGATAATTGTGCCGCAGTCACAGTTTTGTTAAAGCAATAATTGTGTCACAGAGACATTTTTGTTAAAGCGATAACTGTATGGcagtgacatttttgtaaaagcGATAATTGTATGGCAGTGACAGTTTTGTTAAAGGGATAATTGTGTCGGTTTTGTAAAAGCGATAATTGTGTCGCAGTGACAGTTGTGTTGCGCGATAATTGTGATGTATGCTGTGACAGTTTTGTTGAGCGATTATTGTGTCGCATGCAGTGTCGGTTTTGTTGAAGCGATAATTGTGTCACAGTGACAGTTGTGTTGAAGCAATAACCGTGTCGCATGCAGTGACAGTTTTGTTGCAACAATAGTTATGTTGCCGTGGTATTAATATCTTTGTTGCAAGGATACTTTGTTGCAATGATACTTTCTTGCGATGAtagtgttctttctttttttcgtttTGCAGTTTGTTGGCAAGTTGCAACGGTGCTTCTGTTGCTTTGATGGAAACGTTGTCATTATAGTTTTCTTGCAATCTGAGTAGTTTATGTTCGCAAGCTCACataaaatcatttatgcaacaaacTCAGACTCACACCAAATTTGTGATAGATAAAGGACGCTTTATTTTTTAAAGCGACGGAGATCAGACTTGTATGTGTGACAATGTGCACTTTTAGTGCCCTTACAGCCAAGTGCCCTAACAGACTTTTGCCCTTACAGCCAAGTGTCCTAACCGACTTTTGCCCTTACAGCAAGTGCCCTAACAAACTTTCTGCGCCTTAGCAGACGACACGAACTTCTTCTCTACACAGCTTATTTACATCTGAGCGGCGGCCATGTTTTATTCTTCCTAAAATCTATATTTAGATTGATAAATGATTGAGTTGCACTTGGCCGTAGGCCTCTGGACTTGCACGCACTACTGACAACAGACTACCACCCCTGACTCTAAATGCGTAACTAACGGCGTGCGTGTTCCGCGTGTGCTTGGTAATTACGAACTTTGACACTCACTCGTAAAAAGATCAAAGTCGTTATTTACCCTATGTTGGTAGGTCGGTCGTCGAAAAAAGAAGGgcgtcgttcttgggaggttagttacagtgtAAAAGGCATCCGTGCCGAGACATTTGGTCGACTAAAGGagggggtcgttcttgggaggttagttacagtgtAAAAGGCATCCGTGCCGAGACATTTGGTCAACTAAAGGagggggtcgttcttgggaggttagttacagtgtAAAAGGCATCCGTGCCGAGACATTTGGTCGACTAAAGGagggggtcgttcttgggaggttagttCCAGTGTAAAAGGCATCCGTGCCGAGACATTTGGTCGACTAAAGGagggggtcgttcttgggaggtttGTTACAGTGTAAAAGGCATCCGTGCCGAGACATTTGGTCGACTAAAGGagggggtcgttcttgggaggttagttacagtgtAAAAGGCATCCGTGCCGAGACATTTGGTCAACTAAAGGagggggtcgttcttgggaggttagttacagtgtAAAAGGCATCCGTGCCGAGACATTTGGTCGACTAAAGGagggggtcgttcttgggaggttagttacagtgtAAAAGACATCCGTGCCGAGACATTTGGTCGACTAAAGGAGGGGGTCGTTCTTGGAAGGTTAGTTACAGTGTAAAAGGCATCCGTGCCGAGACATTTGGTCGACTAAAGGAGGGGGTCGTTCTTGGAAGGTTAGTTACAGTGTAAAAGACATCCGTGCCGAGACATTTGGTCCACTAAAGGagggggtcgttcttgggaggttagttacagtgtAAAAGGCATCCGTGCCGAGACATTTGGTCGACTAAAGGagggggtcgttcttgggaggttagttacagtgtAAAAGGCATCCGTGCCGAGACATTTGGTCGACTAAAGGagggggtcgttcttgggagaggtcgttacgggaggttccactgtagaagtaaatATTCCTTTTGGAAATTCCTTTCCTAACCCTAATAACGTTTTAAGACACCCTGGTTCTGTACACACCACGGGTTCACCTTGGTAGTGCACTTGCCTTATATGTCTCTTTAGATTTTTGCCATAGGCGAACGATTTGCCACAATTGTGGCATATGGTCGGAGCAGCGGATCCGGATGGACCTGGCACAGGTGCATCCCCTAATTCTTCCTCCACCTCCTCTGCCACAAGAACCAACATTTCTTCGTCTTCAGACTGCATCTGTAGAAACAGATGCTCCAAACCCAttagaatgagtgtgtgtggccGGGTGTGTATTtatgggtttgtgtgtgcgtgtgtgcgtgcgtgcgtgtgcgttcgtgcgtgtgtgtgcgtgtgtgtgtgtgggtgtatgtgtgtgtgtgtgtgtgtgggtgggtgggtgtgtatgtgtgtgtgtgtgtgtgggtgtgtgtgtgtgtgtgtgtgtgggtgggtgggtgtgtgtgtgtgtgtgtgggtgtgtgtgtgtgtgtgtgtgtgtgtgtgtgtgtgtgtgggtgtgtgtgtgtgtacacgagAGACTGTCATTTGGCTTAGTGTgtaaaggctgacatatagtcctatttaattagtttaattacttccagggcttttcccatcgttgcgggaaTGTATAAAtaaagcttcctgcaaagttttaggtttgaagtccttaccaattacgataaataattaattctttattgcattgtttagcaacagttcgccaggacttgggctatttttagaccgtcaacacagaccgttgacgtcacttcgttcGGCCTCGCCGGGCTGCGTGACTTTGAGACTGTtatgtttacattcgacactatcaacaccactttgcaattcTGAAATAAtattttctgtgttcgaaagctacagccaatcgttattacatatatccccttaggtaaaCTCAGTTTATatcattattggcacatgtaaacaatatgaattaatgaatgaacgctacgaatatggcagcctttaagggtaagcgagagagttctcgtgattgtttcaattaaaaaactcattcataaaaactagagactgtgtttctgatcaaaacgaatgattaatctgctgtatcattcgcatGTCGGAAAGCTccgcctacgcgcatctctcaaatatgaccttctcttgtctactggctcggaagatttattctactcccaaatagcacttctttgcacctcttatgactccttcgtcctctagaatcccgtacccataccaaatacgagctgatttggtgaaataaagcacatttctacttgaaaaacccatcgaacagccatttccggtgctcgatcgccgacattttcagctttgaaggctatttacgggcaaatatcaatcgctccctgactttttatgcatcgagaaacaaatttagtcatcgctgaatcagtagcttacattaaatcccgacataaatcaaacaatacctagaaaacagacaaaacttgccttcacacgtgtcaggcGCCGCCTTTGGCCTCCGCTCGGCCTTTGATCGGTTATCCCTCGTGTCCTATCCCAAGACTGTTGCACGTTTATCCATCTTTAATCAAAGGAACGAATACCCACGCTCTCGGAAGTAGGTCAATGCCTTGGGTGGTAGCGATGTGGTACTGGAACACTGTAAGTTAACAAATCCACTATCTACTCTACTCGCGAAATTCTTCACTCCCATGACAGCCGTACACAGAACTGAAAAGAAGAAAGCTGCAATAGCAAAAGATACTCGCCGGTGTAGATCGTCGATTATTGGAGCTTTCAAAGCCCACAAAACGCTCAGCGAAAATTCAGCTTTCTTTGTCCACTTCGGCAGGATGATTGAGGGCTATTTTTAGCACTACCCAACATCCTTTGCAATACCCAACCCCCGAATACATCCGGGTTAACACAGAATAAAGTCGTCTGCTATTGTAGCAGACGCAAGGTAAAAAGtaactgtacacattgtgtCATCATGTGTCGCATAAATTCCCTTTTGTATCAGTGATCGTTTCGTGCCAGTGAGAGGATTTTTCAATAAAAGAGTCTTGTTGCAAGTagtgttggtttttatttttaagcaATTAAGTCAGGTTGCAATGCCATTTTTGTCGCAGTTATAGTTTTGTCAAAGTACTGTACAGTTCCTTTTGGCAATGATAGTTTTGACACAATGATAGTTTTGTTGCATTGTTAGCTTTGTTGCAATGATACTTTTGTACCAATGATAGTTTAGGACAAGACATTACTGTTTCAGCTAGCTCAGGGTATTACCCTAGCTTTTAAGGCTAAGCTCATCCACGAGTAGCTTCCATATGGTTACATTTCTAGCTTCTAGTACAAAACAGATTCAGGAGTATATTCCTTGTGGGTATGTTCCAGCTTTAAGCACCAAGCTGTCAAAGAGTAGCTTCTTTTAGTGTATATTTCTAGCTTTGAGCACATCACTGATTCAAGAGTATCTTCCTTTAGGGTATGCGCCAGCTTTTAGCACCAAGCTGTCAAAGAGTAGCTTCCTTTAGGGTACATTTCTAGCTTTAAGCACAACACTGATTCAAGAGTATCTTCCTTTAGGTTATGCTCCAGCTTTTCGCACCAAGCTGTCCAAGAGTAGCTCCTTTTGGGCTATTGCTGTGATAGGAACGTCCGTCAAGGTATCGTTCTAGCGTTTAGCATTAAGCTGCGACAAGATCAGCTTCCTCAGTCGGTCTTCACGGGCAAGCCTCCTGCGCTCCAACAGGACGTTGACCGTGTAGAGAAAAGGGTTGAGCGCCGAGTTGAGCGGTAAGACAAAGACCGCCATGGCCACGTTGACCTCGCCAGGGACAGGAACCCCGCGAGATGCCAGCAGACCCAGCAGTCCAATAGGGAACCAGCACAAGAAGTCCGACATGGCCACAGCCAGCAGGCGTCGCGCGATGGTCAGATCCTGAGTTTTTCTCGTGGTGCTGGTGGCGGCCGCAGTCATGGCGTTGGCTTGCACTGACCCGTAGATGACCAGCTGCCCACAGCAGACAAAGAGGAAGAGGACAAAGTTGAGGACGATGACGATGCCGAAGGAGTACTCACGACCGGAAAAGTCCTTCCTGGTGACGGGCAGGGGTAGACAGATGCTGGTGTGGCCGTAGAACTGCCAGTGTGACGTAACAGGCAGCAGGGGGACGGTCGCCAGGATCACACCCGCCAGCCAAGCTACACCTGACGCAACGTGCGCGGACGTGAGACCAAAGTGCTTCCTGCTGAAAGGGAAGCGTAGCACCAAGAAGCGGTCCAGAGTGATGAGGCACATGATGAGAGTGGACACCTCGCTGGACAGCAGCGATAAGAAGCCCGCCACTTTACAGGCAGAGCTGTTCCTCCACCACATGTCATTCCACAGGTATCTTCCCTTGTACACCCGGTCAGCCACCCCGAGGACGACCAGGTACACCCCCATTAGAaagtcagacagagacaggtgcGTCACGAAGACCCCGAACCCAAGCTTGCTTTTGCTCTTACTCACAAACATCCGGAAAACGAAACTGGACCCGTTTCCAATGACGGCAACGAGAGCAATGACAAAGGTGGCAGCGCTGTAAGCTTCAGAGCCCAGCAAGTCGTCACAGGTGGAGACATCATCGAAGGGTGCGGCACACTTGTGGACGTTGAAATCTGCAGGCAGCAGGGCGGGACAGCACAGCCTGAAGGAGTCAGCGT from Littorina saxatilis isolate snail1 linkage group LG4, US_GU_Lsax_2.0, whole genome shotgun sequence includes these protein-coding regions:
- the LOC138965683 gene encoding G-protein coupled receptor GRL101-like, yielding MGCLDRQGRYGWSPYDLSFPAVIDVNKTNGLFSFWNMKEGADGVKVCPETHVRCPNNGNCLPVYLRCNGVFDCVHHEDEAACDNITCPGFYRCRGSTVCLHPNSVCDDVPQCPLHDDEMCDMSCPPNCVCRGLAFYCAERFPMWDFEGLRYLDASGSGLIPSDVKGTHLLVFLRLAQCGLTRLEGLALPNLLYLDVSYNNLSSLNAAQFQGVPQVRRVVLSGNVFLRLLDSGQRRHDRLAELDLSDIHVPRLNATVLTAFPGLQQLNLSGSRIQQVLDDGFQRLTELSVVDLRGCPVSHIPPVMFQGLRSLQAVYADSFRLCCPALLPADFNVHKCAAPFDDVSTCDDLLGSEAYSAATFVIALVAVIGNGSSFVFRMFVSKSKSKLGFGVFVTHLSLSDFLMGVYLVVLGVADRVYKGRYLWNDMWWRNSSACKVAGFLSLLSSEVSTLIMCLITLDRFLVLRFPFSRKHFGLTSAHVASGVAWLAGVILATVPLLPVTSHWQFYGHTSICLPLPVTRKDFSGREYSFGIVIVLNFVLFLFVCCGQLVIYGSVQANAMTAAATSTTRKTQDLTIARRLLAVAMSDFLCWFPIGLLGLLASRGVPVPGEVNVAMAVFVLPLNSALNPFLYTVNVLLERRRLAREDRLRKLILSQLNAKR